In a single window of the Saccharothrix australiensis genome:
- a CDS encoding acyltransferase family protein — protein MSGLGVDGVGGWWGARLLGRLPAWSRLLLVALAVFCCGVVASRPAGAADDRPLTGDVAVAAEAVEALTRPLAGVSPLAGFPADFTAVTGRSPVTVTAPDGTTRAVAPHGGCSGPAGDTEWDFGTGCRAHDLGYDLLRYAELKGRPLPPEARRSLDARLAADMHGQCDRNPRDSASRCHAVAGLYAAGLEFNSWRQRWGPPGHEPVLAWGFGSAVVVFLLAARLPRRRAPAPGAPAPAVGPQDRYAAFLRLTGLGLVVVGQSLLTVLHWAGVGASWLWLLTWLLQTIPVFYFAGGHANLTSWLAVQADGGGYGRYLVSRISWLLRPVLAFVLAWLVLPLPLELLDVPKHRVETFGRLIAHPLWFLGLYLVAVAATPVMAALHRRARLVTPVALVAALIVVDALRIGLSWRAGGYLNLVLGALLLQQLGFHYADGSLTRLPRRARAALVVVAVPVLAALVTVGGYPRTMMSVPGEAGSNLSPPTVCLLVLGLAQLGVVLLARERVSAWLARRTPWRVVDYARSAPMTVYLGYLTALAAVLGLLGLLDAPTAFDWVVARPRWLSLLVLLLLPVLPAFHRFERTAALLPCHARETHRTRLAATLGVAFGVLGVLGFVVTGFAGAAGTLVVFDVDPLQNLIHLLLGWYLLHTAHTGTCHGRRPWLLTALACVPPLLVLEPTAAMVALHVATIAVALLAAIPKQDQGHAGEHGQPGEPFQQPERVVGHGVQAG, from the coding sequence ATGAGCGGGCTCGGGGTGGACGGCGTCGGCGGCTGGTGGGGTGCTCGACTGCTGGGCCGGTTGCCCGCCTGGTCCCGCCTGCTGCTGGTCGCGCTGGCGGTGTTCTGCTGCGGCGTGGTCGCCTCCCGGCCCGCGGGCGCCGCCGACGACCGCCCGCTGACCGGTGACGTCGCCGTCGCCGCCGAGGCCGTCGAGGCGCTGACCCGACCGCTGGCAGGCGTGTCGCCGCTGGCCGGGTTCCCCGCCGACTTCACCGCCGTCACCGGGCGCTCGCCGGTCACCGTCACCGCGCCGGACGGCACCACCCGCGCCGTCGCGCCGCACGGCGGGTGCTCCGGTCCCGCCGGCGACACCGAGTGGGACTTCGGCACCGGGTGCCGGGCCCACGACCTCGGGTACGACCTGCTGCGCTACGCCGAGCTGAAGGGACGGCCGCTGCCGCCCGAGGCGCGCAGGTCGCTCGACGCCCGCCTCGCGGCGGACATGCACGGCCAGTGCGACCGCAACCCGCGCGACAGCGCCTCCCGCTGCCACGCCGTGGCCGGGCTCTACGCCGCCGGCCTGGAGTTCAACTCGTGGCGGCAGCGCTGGGGGCCGCCCGGCCACGAGCCCGTGCTGGCGTGGGGCTTCGGCAGCGCCGTCGTCGTGTTCCTGCTCGCGGCCCGGCTGCCCCGCAGGCGTGCGCCCGCGCCGGGTGCGCCCGCGCCCGCCGTGGGGCCGCAGGACCGGTACGCCGCGTTCCTGCGCCTGACCGGCCTCGGCCTGGTCGTGGTCGGGCAGTCGCTGCTGACCGTGCTGCACTGGGCCGGGGTCGGCGCGTCCTGGCTCTGGCTGCTCACCTGGCTGCTCCAGACGATCCCGGTGTTCTACTTCGCCGGCGGGCACGCCAACCTCACGAGCTGGCTCGCGGTGCAGGCCGACGGCGGCGGGTACGGCCGCTACCTGGTCAGCCGGATCAGCTGGCTGCTGCGGCCGGTGCTCGCGTTCGTGCTCGCCTGGCTGGTGCTGCCGCTGCCGCTGGAGCTGCTGGACGTGCCGAAGCACCGCGTGGAGACCTTCGGCCGGCTGATCGCCCACCCGCTGTGGTTCCTCGGCCTCTACCTGGTCGCGGTCGCGGCGACGCCCGTGATGGCCGCGCTGCACCGCCGCGCCCGCCTGGTCACGCCGGTCGCGCTGGTCGCCGCCCTGATCGTCGTCGACGCGCTGCGGATCGGCCTCTCCTGGCGCGCCGGCGGCTACCTCAACCTCGTGCTGGGCGCGCTGCTGCTGCAACAGCTGGGGTTCCACTACGCCGACGGCAGCCTCACCCGCCTGCCGCGCCGCGCGCGGGCGGCGCTCGTGGTCGTCGCCGTGCCCGTCCTGGCGGCGCTCGTCACGGTCGGCGGCTACCCGCGCACGATGATGTCCGTGCCCGGCGAGGCGGGCTCCAACCTCAGCCCGCCCACGGTGTGCCTGCTGGTGCTCGGCCTCGCCCAGCTCGGCGTGGTGCTGCTGGCCCGCGAGCGCGTGTCAGCGTGGCTCGCGAGGCGCACGCCGTGGCGGGTCGTCGACTACGCGCGCTCCGCGCCGATGACCGTCTACCTCGGCTACCTGACCGCGCTGGCCGCGGTGCTCGGGCTGCTCGGCCTGCTGGACGCGCCCACCGCGTTCGACTGGGTCGTGGCCCGGCCCCGGTGGCTCTCGCTGCTGGTGCTCCTGCTGCTGCCCGTCCTGCCCGCGTTCCACCGGTTCGAGCGGACCGCCGCGCTGCTGCCCTGCCACGCCAGGGAGACCCACCGCACCCGGCTCGCGGCCACGCTCGGCGTCGCCTTCGGCGTGCTGGGCGTCCTGGGGTTCGTCGTCACGGGCTTCGCGGGCGCGGCGGGCACCCTCGTGGTGTTCGACGTCGACCCGCTGCAGAACCTCATCCACCTGCTGCTGGGCTGGTACCTGCTGCACACCGCGCACACCGGCACCTGCCACGGCAGGCGGCCGTGGCTGCTCACCGCCCTGGCCTGCGTGCCGCCGCTGCTCGTCCTGGAGCCCACCGCCGCGATGGTCGCGCTGCACGTCGCGACCATCGCCGTGGCCCTGCTCGCGGCGATACCCAAGCAGGACCAGGGTCACGCAGGCGAACACGGGCAGCCAGGTGAGCCGTTCCAGCAGCCAGAGCGCGTCGTCGGGCACGGTGTGCAGGCCGGGTAG
- a CDS encoding alpha/beta hydrolase → MGKLIAALAALMVLVTPTGVATPVDRVEVYGDLARARHVAVVVPGSDVDGARFDATVGRMARAVRARAGRDDLAVVAWLGYRTPSGVGVDAASGRLARAGAVALARFVRGLPGEVHLLCHSYGSVVCALADVRVADMAFLGSPGVRVASAGELRARVWAARGADDWTRWVPSVRLGDLGHGVDPTDPAFGAGVFDTGEARRHDQYFDPGTASLGALARIAVGERP, encoded by the coding sequence ATGGGGAAGCTGATCGCGGCGCTGGCCGCGCTGATGGTGCTGGTGACGCCGACCGGCGTCGCGACGCCGGTCGACCGCGTCGAGGTGTACGGGGACCTGGCGCGCGCGCGGCACGTGGCGGTCGTGGTGCCGGGGTCCGATGTGGACGGTGCGCGGTTCGACGCCACCGTGGGCCGCATGGCCCGCGCGGTGCGGGCGCGAGCCGGGCGGGACGACCTGGCGGTGGTCGCGTGGCTCGGCTACCGCACGCCGTCCGGCGTCGGCGTGGACGCGGCGAGCGGTCGCCTGGCCCGCGCCGGCGCGGTGGCGCTGGCGCGGTTCGTGCGCGGCCTGCCCGGCGAGGTGCACCTGCTGTGCCACAGCTACGGGTCGGTCGTGTGCGCGCTGGCCGACGTGCGGGTCGCCGACATGGCGTTCCTGGGCAGCCCTGGCGTGCGGGTCGCGTCGGCGGGCGAGCTGCGGGCGCGGGTGTGGGCCGCGCGCGGCGCCGACGACTGGACGCGCTGGGTGCCGTCGGTCCGCCTGGGCGACCTGGGGCACGGCGTCGACCCGACCGATCCGGCGTTCGGCGCGGGCGTGTTCGACACCGGTGAGGCGCGCCGGCACGACCAGTACTTCGACCCCGGCACGGCGTCGCTGGGCGCCCTCGCCCGGATCGCGGTGGGTGAGCGGCCGTGA
- a CDS encoding response regulator transcription factor has translation MIKVLVADDQEMVREGFSALLDAQPDISVVGSAGDGAAAVAEVRRLRPDVVLMDIRMPGTDGLAATRLLADDPVKVLVLTTFDLDDYVYEALRAGAGGFLLKHAPARELLEAVRVVARGDALLAPSVTKRLIEDFVKAQPTRVVKPARLAALTDRETEVLRLVATGLSNTEIAAHLVLAEQTVKTHVSRVLMKLGLRDRAQAVIAAYESGLVVPG, from the coding sequence TTGATCAAGGTGCTGGTGGCGGACGACCAGGAGATGGTCCGCGAGGGCTTCTCGGCGTTGCTGGACGCGCAGCCGGACATCTCGGTGGTTGGCTCGGCGGGCGACGGCGCGGCGGCGGTCGCCGAGGTGCGGCGGCTGCGCCCGGACGTGGTGCTGATGGACATCCGGATGCCGGGCACGGACGGGTTGGCCGCCACCAGGCTGCTCGCGGACGACCCGGTGAAGGTGCTGGTCCTGACGACGTTCGACCTCGACGACTACGTGTACGAGGCGCTGCGCGCGGGCGCGGGCGGCTTCCTGCTCAAGCACGCCCCCGCGCGGGAGCTGCTGGAGGCGGTGCGGGTCGTGGCGCGGGGCGACGCGCTGCTCGCGCCCTCGGTGACGAAGCGCCTGATCGAGGACTTCGTGAAGGCGCAGCCGACGCGGGTCGTGAAACCGGCGCGGCTGGCGGCGCTGACGGACCGCGAGACCGAGGTGCTGCGGCTGGTCGCCACCGGGCTGTCGAACACCGAGATCGCCGCGCACCTGGTGCTGGCCGAGCAGACGGTGAAGACGCACGTGAGCCGCGTGCTGATGAAGCTGGGCCTGCGCGACCGGGCGCAGGCGGTGATCGCGGCCTACGAGTCGGGCCTCGTGGTACCGGGGTAG
- a CDS encoding sensor histidine kinase, whose product MIRTFLQVVLLSDRTRVFDGFRFRRYAAAALLLHGLVVAINISVGYVQARDPDGWWPLLFALVLGSFGLLLRSALGAWRLATAGVVVAWLLGPPDAGLLQGWGWCWYLPVLVTVGLLHRGRVVAVVASLTTGVVYLVSAAGNLDLFPPTAGFLLLCLALGYAFGSRGRAEQRFHAERDAKAALVERARIAREMHDVVAHHMSLVAVRCETAPYRIAGLPEDGVREFAELGDAARAAITDMQGLLGVLRATDQRADRAPQPGLADIRALAPRAVVADVAVPSAVGLTAYRVVQEALTNAGRHAPGSSVSVVVSVVDGALEVFVRNTAGGPSTGGGGGHGLVGMRERVAVHGGSLDASSTEDGGFAVRARIPLGER is encoded by the coding sequence GTGATCCGCACATTTCTCCAGGTCGTGCTGCTCTCCGACCGCACGCGGGTCTTCGACGGGTTCCGGTTCCGCCGCTACGCCGCGGCGGCCTTGCTCCTCCACGGCCTGGTCGTCGCGATCAACATCTCCGTGGGCTACGTGCAGGCCAGGGACCCGGACGGCTGGTGGCCGCTGCTGTTCGCCCTCGTGCTCGGCAGCTTCGGCCTGCTGCTGCGCTCCGCGCTCGGGGCGTGGCGGCTGGCCACGGCGGGCGTGGTGGTGGCGTGGCTGCTGGGCCCGCCCGACGCCGGTCTCCTCCAGGGGTGGGGCTGGTGCTGGTACCTCCCCGTGCTGGTCACCGTCGGGCTGCTGCACCGCGGCCGGGTCGTGGCCGTCGTCGCGTCGCTGACCACGGGGGTCGTGTACCTCGTCAGCGCGGCCGGAAACCTCGACCTGTTCCCGCCGACCGCGGGCTTCCTGCTGCTGTGCCTCGCGCTGGGGTACGCGTTCGGCTCGCGCGGGCGGGCCGAGCAGCGCTTCCACGCCGAGCGCGACGCCAAGGCCGCGCTGGTCGAGCGGGCGCGCATCGCCCGCGAGATGCACGACGTGGTCGCGCACCACATGTCCCTGGTGGCCGTGCGCTGCGAGACCGCCCCCTACCGGATCGCCGGGCTGCCCGAGGACGGCGTCCGCGAGTTCGCCGAGTTGGGTGACGCCGCCAGGGCCGCGATCACCGACATGCAGGGCCTGCTCGGCGTGTTGCGCGCGACCGACCAGCGGGCGGACCGCGCGCCCCAGCCCGGCCTGGCCGACATCCGCGCGCTCGCGCCGCGGGCGGTGGTGGCCGACGTGGCGGTGCCCTCGGCGGTGGGGCTGACCGCGTACCGGGTCGTGCAGGAGGCCCTGACCAACGCCGGGCGGCACGCGCCCGGCTCGTCGGTGTCGGTCGTGGTGTCGGTGGTGGACGGGGCGCTGGAGGTGTTCGTGCGCAACACCGCGGGCGGGCCGTCGACGGGCGGTGGCGGCGGGCACGGGCTGGTCGGCATGAGGGAGCGCGTCGCCGTGCACGGCGGGTCGCTGGACGCCTCGTCCACCGAGGACGGCGGGTTCGCGGTGCGCGCGAGGATTCCGTTGGGGGAGCGTTGA
- a CDS encoding cellulose binding domain-containing protein, with amino-acid sequence MKPRLGALLAASALAIGSLALTGPAASAAPGVTATFAKPQDWGSGFEGKYTITNGGPGALTSWKVEFDLPEGTSLGSYWDALITRTGNHYVATNREYNGSLSAGATRTFGFVGTGTGVPANCKVNGASCEGGGGDDTTAPTAPANLRATDVTANAVALAWDAATDNVAVTGYDVYRGDTVATSVTGTTATVSGLTPATAYQFTVRAKDAAGNTSDASNQVTATTKDGPDPIAGRGAPYLFLGWGNPPAPQTVMKATGIKWFTMAFVLAQGGCNPAWDGNRPLTGGIDATAINQIRAAGGDVVPSFGGWSGNKLGPNCSTPQALAGAYQKVIDAYRLKAIDIDIENTDEFENAAVQDRILEALKIVKQANPGIQTIVTIPTTRTGPNSWGNRLIERSQALGANIDVYTLMPFDFGSSNVRADTIAATTALKNKLKSVFGWSDAVAFNHSGISGMNGLSDQKEVTTTADWTALRDWAKSNGLGRFAFWAVNRDRGGCDGQVSSNCSGIPQADWEFTRITAGF; translated from the coding sequence ATGAAACCACGATTGGGCGCGCTGCTGGCGGCAAGCGCGCTGGCCATCGGATCACTGGCGCTGACCGGGCCGGCGGCATCCGCCGCGCCCGGCGTCACGGCCACGTTCGCCAAACCCCAGGACTGGGGCAGCGGCTTCGAGGGCAAGTACACCATCACCAACGGCGGCCCCGGCGCCCTCACGTCCTGGAAGGTCGAGTTCGACCTGCCCGAGGGCACCTCGCTGGGGTCGTACTGGGACGCGCTGATCACCCGGACGGGCAACCACTACGTGGCGACCAACCGGGAGTACAACGGCAGCCTGTCCGCCGGCGCGACCCGCACCTTCGGGTTCGTCGGCACCGGCACCGGCGTACCGGCGAACTGCAAGGTCAACGGCGCGTCCTGCGAGGGCGGTGGCGGCGACGACACGACCGCGCCCACCGCGCCGGCCAACCTGCGCGCCACCGACGTCACCGCGAACGCGGTGGCGCTGGCCTGGGACGCGGCGACCGACAACGTGGCCGTGACCGGCTACGACGTCTACCGCGGCGACACCGTCGCCACCAGCGTCACGGGCACGACCGCGACGGTGTCCGGGCTCACCCCGGCCACCGCCTACCAGTTCACCGTCCGGGCGAAGGACGCGGCGGGCAACACGTCCGACGCCTCCAACCAGGTCACCGCGACCACCAAGGACGGGCCGGACCCGATCGCCGGCCGGGGCGCGCCCTACCTGTTCCTGGGTTGGGGCAACCCGCCCGCGCCGCAGACCGTCATGAAGGCGACCGGCATCAAGTGGTTCACGATGGCGTTCGTGCTGGCCCAGGGCGGCTGCAACCCCGCCTGGGACGGCAACCGGCCGCTGACCGGCGGCATCGACGCCACGGCGATCAACCAGATCCGCGCGGCGGGCGGTGACGTCGTCCCGTCGTTCGGCGGGTGGAGCGGCAACAAGCTCGGTCCGAACTGCAGCACCCCGCAAGCGCTTGCGGGCGCGTACCAGAAGGTGATCGACGCCTACCGGCTGAAGGCGATCGACATCGACATCGAGAACACCGACGAGTTCGAGAACGCGGCCGTGCAGGACCGCATCCTGGAAGCGCTGAAGATCGTCAAGCAGGCGAACCCCGGCATCCAGACCATCGTCACCATCCCGACGACCCGCACGGGTCCGAACTCCTGGGGCAACCGCCTCATCGAGCGGTCGCAGGCACTGGGCGCGAACATCGACGTGTACACGCTCATGCCGTTCGACTTCGGCAGCTCGAACGTCCGCGCCGACACCATCGCCGCGACGACGGCCCTGAAGAACAAGCTGAAGTCCGTCTTCGGCTGGTCCGACGCCGTGGCGTTCAACCACTCGGGCATCTCCGGCATGAACGGCCTGTCCGACCAGAAGGAGGTCACCACCACGGCCGACTGGACCGCGCTGCGCGACTGGGCGAAGTCCAACGGCCTCGGCCGGTTCGCCTTCTGGGCCGTCAACCGGGACCGCGGCGGCTGCGACGGCCAGGTGTCGTCCAACTGCTCCGGCATCCCGCAGGCGGACTGGGAGTTCACCCGGATCACCGCGGGCTTCTGA